The Oryza brachyantha chromosome 6, ObraRS2, whole genome shotgun sequence region GATGGTTTCGTGTTAGAGCATCCCTAAGGCATGTTCAACAGTAGAGTTCATTGTGAGCTCTATCTCAAGCTATGTAGCCATGTCAGTAAtgagagtttattttaaaatgatacaaAGATAGAGTCAGGAGTGGTCTCTTCattaatgtaataaaatattttttattaagcttgttttctttttatacattctcatacaagaaagttttatttaatatatgttaAGAGTAGACTCTAAGCCATTGCTATGCATGACAACAACTTTTCTCTGTCCTTCCATCTCTTTCCTCCatatcaccaaatttgcttacgtggcAATTGAGAGTGTCAGCTAATAGGTACCTTTGTACGTGCTCTAaaagatgtctaaaattaatctctaaaactaaattttaggaattggactagaaaatatatttccaaCAGGTTACCTTATACATTCATAATATTTACTCATACCTAAAATTATCTCAATTCTATCCTAAATTAGGGACAAAACTATGGgttcctaatacaagttatttatttttagatttctgttgaggagtatataatttttatgcttaatattttttagatgaacccaATATAAGTTTTTGGACAGCAAAATATTggcattctcttggagatgctcttagaacTTTCAATTATAGGCTGTTACACATCATAATCACAAGTTTTTAAGTTTCGACGGTAATTCTAGAATTTGCAAAGACAAGCTTatacattaattttaaaaacattacaataacaaattaatacactaGTTTCAAAATCACTACATGATCGAGTTCAcgggataattttaattaaataatttattttattatctaataataaactctataaagataaatttaatgaaaaacactttataaaaacatattttgcaTTCAATACATATTCTTATCTTCTTATAGTAAATGaaaattagtttatgtttctatgtatcaaatgaacaaaacaaaacaattgtgTAATTCTCAAATAAAACTtcattctaattttttattagtttaaaacaaattttgtagtgtcttcttatattacagaaaaaatatttaaatcaacTATTAAGTAATTCTATAATatctagcaaatatttatcgtaTGAGTTCTTTCGGTTAAAAATGTGTATGAAACTTTTTTAACAAAGTGGAATTACTAATGATGTTTTGATTGATTGTATTTCCTGTTCATTATTACCAGGAGATGCAAATATcttttaacaatttaaaaaatattacgatgatctatatttgataGATCAAGAAATTTACTTATCCTATCTTCCTATATAGTTGGTACCCACTAAGAGGcattaatttctataaaacaataattttaagCCATCAGATCGTACTAGTACAAAGATAACAACTATTAAATCAAGAAGCTATTTAATCTATctaatttaatcatttattagTCATCCATCCACCTTCCTTTGTTCAGATCGCATTAGTACAAAGATAACAACTGTTAGATCAAGAAGCTATTTAATCTATctaatttaatcatttattagTTATTCATTCACCTTCCTTTGCTCCATCTTATACGTACGTAGTACGTAATACAACActattttccccctttttaAGCCCTAAAAATTAATGCTATTAAATCTATctaatttaatcatttattagTTATTCATTCACCTTCCTTTGCTCCATCTTATACGTACGTAATACGTAATACAACActattttccccctttttaagtcctaaaaattaatgctattttttaatacaactcAAATTATTGTTTAAGATGTgagttttgttttattatgcATGATTAGATAGCATATTCTTATTAGGTATCTTATCTAAATCTATTTTGAGAGCAAGCTTGAGTGAAGTAGAGAGAGGAGTGCAAGCTATCTAGCTGCAAAGATACTCATATTGTGTGtgaaatatattataacactACATAATGCCGctttgaaaactaaaatatgaaTTGCATTGCAATAACATAGGGTATACATGAAGTCACAgaatcatatattttgtatatacacTATGTTGCACCTAactatttaaaactttgatcTTGTTTGATGATAAAACTACAAAACCCGTAGCAAGGCGCGGGGTGCCAACTAGTTTCACATAAAATGATGTTgtcaacaaaatatttctagaatcccaaatatttgtttctgtttaATAGAGATTTTATTTCTGATGTTATCGTTATTGATTTGGCAATTTGAGTGTCCAAGCAAAGTGGTCTACGAAGACTAGTCTTGATTGATCTTATGGTTAGTGTAACTATGGTATAATGTTGAACATAAACTTTATTGTCTTGGTATTGTTGTCGGTGTTCTAGCATTGTTGTCGGTGTTCTAGCAGTGTCTTGTACCGACTTGTGTTTCTGCACATACGAGTATACAACGCTGATGCTGTGATTCAAATTTGATTCTAAAAACATAGAATGCATATTTATAGTAGAAACTTTATGGTTGAAAAGtctatatttatcttattaaagtttttgttatatagaaaatgtttgagttatttttaattgaaaagataatttctaacGTATGGAAACTCTATAATTGattatctataatttataattcagagtctctaatatatataaagcctGCATATGGAGAGTTGGGAGTCCATGCTAGTTGTCCGATCTTACGACGATAATTTAGCCGTCAAATTTAAAGACCGATGAACAAAGGAGGTAGAATGATTAAAATCGGTTAGTGCCTGTAAggtagatttatatggatgttatGAATTTGGACGCGTATATCAAACATATTGATTAATCCACGAGTGAATCTAGATATTACCaaaatatctagattcatattgaACAGAGAAAGCAGATGATTCTCTACGATAAATGTGCACGAAAAATGGAAGGAACAACCAACTGTAACAAACGATTGGAGGAATCACCCCATTAAAAAACAATAGGAAGAATCACCGAAGTCAACAGTAACTAACATCTACTCTTTTTTCTGAATATTGTGGCAGAGCAGAGTCACATTTTTCTATTTGCTGGAACAAGTTTGACAAACTTTGCCAAATCATACGACTTGAAATCCCTTCCAAAACATAAGCTTAAATCCAAGGCAGTCCTTCCATCCTGTAATCAAATCTAACTTCAGAAGACAGTATTGGTCTATAGACTATACTAGAAACCATCAGTCCATGGAAATACAAGCATTTGAGGGGACAATGCCAGAAATCAAATTCTGTGAAGCGGCTAAAAATGACATGAAAATTTACGCCACTTTGCCAAATAATCAATGCTCCGAGCACATAAGAAACAGCTATCGTAGGTCTAATTTTTGGGGGCTATGCAACTGCCAACAGAACCATTGGACCGTGGGGGCACAACATACCTTGGTTCTTCTTGTCTTGTCTGCACCATTGACCAGCAATATCTTTGTTATATCTCTATTTCTACTCTGTATAGCTAAATGCAGTGGTGTCCACCCATCCTGCATGAAAGggaaatttataaaagaaaaatcagtgGCACTGAAAAAAGGTTaaattaataagaaaaaaatccacaTTAGCACATTACATTGTCAGCAACATTGACATCAACCCTGTTCTTGATCAGTAACTTCACAGTTTGTAGGGCACCAACTTGAACTGCATAATGTAATGGTGTGGCTCCATCCTGCAAATTGGATAGGATTAATTCAATGgacaaaatgacaaaaaaaaactcaaattagAGTGGAAAGTGTCATGTTGCTGGAGAGGAACCAGACCAATGTGGTGTTAACATCACGAATTTTACTAGTCCTATATTCCACATACTAATGTTAATATGGAACTTAATTCACAGAAAGAGATTGTAGGCTTGTAGGTTTACCCTGTCTCTGACATGAGGATTCGCCCCTCTTCTCAGGAGATGGCTAATGACAGCCTCCTTTTTGCCTATCACCGCTTTGTGAAGTGGGGTGAAACCATCCTGTATCATCAACACTCCCAAAATCAACACCATCCAAGGTAGGGTTTTTTCACAGACaccaaaacagaaaaaaaaccatgagCATGAAACCTCACATGAAACCTCCTCTCTCaacatgttatttaaaaagGACATACTTTGTCAAGTAAATTGATATCAACACCGCTATCGAGCAGCCTGTCCATGAGAGGTATCTGCAGCGCCAACGCGTAACTGTGGAGCGGATGCCATTTCGGCTGCACCAAACAATGCAAAGTTTCAGGAATTGGGAAGCAGTTAAGATCAACCGTGTGCACATTTCCTTGATCAAGATTCTGTAGCAAATGTATGACACAACCACAAGATTATATGTTGTCAGACAGTGACACTTACTGAGTGAAACTTACTGATGATATTTTGGTGACATCTGGGGTCTCGTTCTGATCCAAGATGGCCATTTCTTCAGGCGTCAGGAGAAGCTCGATTTCTAGCCagacaaataaaaattgataaagATTCAGGTCTAGAACTCGAACAAACATGGCTGATCGAGAAACTGAAAAGAAGGAAATTTGCAATACGGCATGCGCAGATCAACCGATACCTCCTCGAAGCTCCTGCTCTTGTCGCCGCTCTTGCCGCCGCGCGGCGTCGAGCCTGGAGAACAGCGAGGGGGAAGGGAAAGAGGAgaagctcctcctcctccgcgcggCCTCCTGCTGCTCGGCGGCCTcaccatcctcgtcgtcggcccCGGAGCCGTCGTCCGGCTCCTCCCAGAacacgtcgccgccgtgggcgGCGCGCGGGGCAGCCCAGGGGCCGGCCGTGACAGGCGGCCGACGCTGGGGTGGGTGgtacggtggcggcggcgggaggcggggAGAGAGCgcgcggaggagaggaggcgacgaggccggggaggaggtggccgccggcggcgccgcccatGGGAGCATCGCTCGCGCCTCCTCTTATCGTGAAAAGGGAGGGTGAGGTTTTGGGTTCTACGCTTGACGACGGGCACGTCTCACCGTTTGGAAAGGAACAAATTTTGGAGGAAGGAATTGTGCTTaaaaaggagagggagggaggggaattTTCAGAAAACACTCATGATTTGGAGGGATACTTTGATTGTTTATACTAGGCGTTAACCCGTGTATTGCGAaggttatttatttaaattataaaaaaattgatcataTGAATAGGTTGcttgtttcttttccttgAGAAATCTCTTTAAAGAAGGATAATCATACTCTATGGTGATTAATTAAAGCAAGAAAGTAATCTATGACCACGTTCAGTAAACCCTGTGCTTAtccagattctctcgtttttcacgcgcacgtttctcgaactgctatatattttttatgaaaaatttctacatgaaagttactttaaaagtcatattaatctatttttataattaaaactaattactcatgtactaatctattactgtgTTTTCCCTGTCATATAACTAACCCAACGTGACCTatgtatttaaataataagcccctgtttttttagcttttcatcagattattgaaaaata contains the following coding sequences:
- the LOC102711813 gene encoding ankyrin repeat domain-containing protein EMB506, chloroplastic encodes the protein MLPWAAPPAATSSPASSPPLLRALSPRLPPPPPYHPPQRRPPVTAGPWAAPRAAHGGDVFWEEPDDGSGADDEDGEAAEQQEAARRRRSFSSFPSPSLFSRLDAARRQERRQEQELRGEIELLLTPEEMAILDQNETPDVTKISSPKWHPLHSYALALQIPLMDRLLDSGVDINLLDKDGFTPLHKAVIGKKEAVISHLLRRGANPHVRDRDGATPLHYAVQVGALQTVKLLIKNRVDVNVADNDGWTPLHLAIQSRNRDITKILLVNGADKTRRTKDGRTALDLSLCFGRDFKSYDLAKFVKLVPANRKM